Genomic DNA from Paenibacillus borealis:
CGAGACTTACATTAATATTATTTACTTCGCGGTTACATCAGCTTACCTACTGTACTACGCCATCCGAAAGGATCAAAAAAGTGATTGAAAAACTATCTGCCCGAACAGCAAAAGCTATAAAAGAAGCGGTTCCGCATCATCCAACAAGTGAAGCAGTACTTAAATATGCGCTGGAAGGTATTTATAACGCTGTATTTATAATCGCCTTGACATTACTTCTCTCAATGATTACCGGTAATACCAAAGAAACGTTTATTATACTAGTAACCTTTGCGTTATTAAGGCAAACAAGCGGAGGAAAGCATCTTCAATCTGGCGTTCTATGTGTAGTAGTTACTACCTCATTATTTACAGGAATGTCTTTTGTTAAGCCAGATGTACAAATGACGCAAATGCTAAACCTTATCAGTATTATTCTTGTAGCCATGTACGCACCATCCAATATTGAGCATCAAAGTAGGATTCCTAAAAAGTATTACCCACTGTTAAAGCTAATAGCAGCTGTAATGATTGCGGCCAACTTCATTATTATATCTCCAACAGTATCGGTAAGTTTCTTTGTACAAGCGCTTACTCTGATTAAAACTTCACGAAGGGAGGTGAAATCCATTGACTAAAATTCTACAGAAGATGAATAAGAGCATCGTTTACGGATTGGCATCTTGTCTGTCGGTAGTAGCCTTGACGTTTGTCAGTACTGCAAGTATTCTGTATATTCATCAACCGAAAACTCCTTCAGAGTTATTGAAATAAGGAGCGGACAATTATGATTACATTATCAGTGACAAAAGATGTGAATGGCCAATCCGGTGTGGTTTCTCTGCCGATTGATGAAATCTTGTATATGCAGCACAGCAGCGGTTTGCGA
This window encodes:
- a CDS encoding accessory gene regulator ArgB-like protein, which codes for MIEKLSARTAKAIKEAVPHHPTSEAVLKYALEGIYNAVFIIALTLLLSMITGNTKETFIILVTFALLRQTSGGKHLQSGVLCVVVTTSLFTGMSFVKPDVQMTQMLNLISIILVAMYAPSNIEHQSRIPKKYYPLLKLIAAVMIAANFIIISPTVSVSFFVQALTLIKTSRREVKSID
- a CDS encoding cyclic lactone autoinducer peptide codes for the protein MNKSIVYGLASCLSVVALTFVSTASILYIHQPKTPSELLK